In the genome of Oscillatoria sp. FACHB-1406, one region contains:
- a CDS encoding prevent-host-death protein yields MNKITIEEITQNLNDYLQRAKAGESFTIFQADEPIAKIISVKSGGILEAFDAFRSQIIAEGIDLESDEIFADVRDRTPTPEQPCWS; encoded by the coding sequence ATGAATAAAATTACTATAGAAGAAATTACTCAAAATTTGAACGACTATCTTCAACGGGCTAAAGCTGGAGAAAGTTTTACGATCTTTCAAGCAGACGAACCGATTGCTAAAATTATTTCTGTAAAATCGGGTGGAATCTTAGAAGCTTTTGATGCTTTTCGTTCCCAAATTATTGCAGAAGGAATCGATTTAGAGAGCGATGAAATCTTTGCTGATGTCCGCGATCGCACTCCGACTCCCGAACAACCTTGCTGGTCATGA
- a CDS encoding type II toxin-antitoxin system VapC family toxin produces MSVKFLLDTNIISESIKLQPNDIFLKHFRQNLEEAAIASVTRHELLYGLYRLPESRRKKNLSDYLTQVIQAKMIILPYCHAAAGWFAAERARLTALGRMPSYPDGQIAAIAKVNHLILVSRNVSDFADFEGLTLENWFV; encoded by the coding sequence ATGAGCGTTAAATTTCTCCTCGATACCAACATTATTTCGGAAAGTATCAAACTTCAGCCTAACGATATTTTTCTCAAACATTTTCGACAAAATCTAGAAGAAGCGGCGATCGCATCGGTGACACGGCATGAGCTTCTTTATGGATTATACCGATTGCCCGAGTCTCGGCGAAAAAAGAATTTGTCGGATTACTTAACTCAGGTCATCCAAGCAAAAATGATTATTTTGCCCTACTGTCACGCTGCCGCCGGATGGTTTGCGGCGGAACGGGCGAGACTGACTGCTTTGGGTCGAATGCCGTCATATCCGGATGGGCAGATCGCTGCCATTGCTAAGGTCAATCATTTGATTCTTGTGAGTCGTAATGTCTCAGACTTTGCCGACTTTGAAGGATTGACTCTTGAAAATTGGTTTGTTTAG
- a CDS encoding filamentous hemagglutinin N-terminal domain-containing protein has product MLTRFRGYLVRERGVVLLKGCAKQCALTILGACFFWGQSAKAQIIPDATLPNNSTVIPLGPINIINGGTRAGNNLFHSFSEFSLPAANIASFNNASDIANIFSRVTGGNPSNLNGIIFTNGNANLFFINPNGIIFGPNTTLSVGGSFVATTANAIGFGNRGNFNATVPNDPSLLTIQPSFFQYDRAVAQPANSIEVRGQLSVNSGKSILLVGGGGSILVDGTINSDPNNGFISAPSGKIEIGGLSAPGTIGLATDANNPGLMSLIFPSGVEKSDVSIVNRGTLEVRGNPSGEIAISARQLNIKDSTLVSSIMNGGFPGAKAGDITLNATEITLEGSNLLNGVAPQSTGDGGDIKIAAQRLNVTGETQIFALNYGRGNAGNVAIAVGESFNANGQARNGVRNIILSGVAPGGEGNGGNVEIRAGSLKLTDGTQIVATTFGRGNAGNVEIATGTLEMSSGAGIDASTRGQGNGGNVRIAARERIDLDGEGSPGASAIGSAVLPGAVGNGGNVEIATGTLNITNGAGIIASTGGRGNAGKVTVAARDSINLDGEGSYSVSQIGSLAIAGAVGNGGDVEITTGTLNITNGSGIGATTVGRGNAGNVRVAAREGIHLAGEGSLGSSSIASQVAPGALGNGGTLDVTTPTLSLTGGAQISTSVFGQGNAGTVRVVAKDRIDLDGYGMGASGINSGVLGGVGNGGNIDLTTGTLNITNSAQILTSTIGRGNAGNVRVVASNEINLDGQRLVALGPTSSAIASSVALGAVGNGGNIDLETGTLKITNGGLVSAETFGQGNGGNITIAARGPEGNRGAGRITLDGQGCCRGAISTSVRSGGVGNGGNIDIATGTLDITNGARVTAETSGRGNAGSVRIGASHSVTLDGQGSRGASAIATSVNSGAVGNGGNIDMAMGTLDLTNGALVTASSSGQGNGGNIIVAARDRLSVNGDGSAIATSVNPGGVGDGGDISLAAPSIEITNRGLISANNLGTGDAGDIAQISARTLYLDNGSITTQSPSGNGGNIRNIQVQDLLLMRNGSQISTTAGTQQSGGGNGGNIGINAGFIVAIPRENSDITANAFAGNGGNINISTQGIFGFSIQRFLTPRSDITASSQLGFNGTINILTLGIDPNRGLVPPPLSPGAPNLPQSCQANARQGGSRFIESDRGGLPPNPQEALGSSSLWSDARSSEAMEPAADSTPKNAPAAISEAQGWVRGANGTVVFVGSAPTSSLVAIAGCQRALNSFRPL; this is encoded by the coding sequence ATGTTGACTCGATTTAGGGGCTATCTTGTGCGGGAACGTGGCGTTGTGCTGCTGAAGGGTTGTGCGAAGCAGTGCGCGCTGACCATTTTGGGGGCGTGTTTTTTCTGGGGGCAGAGTGCGAAAGCTCAGATTATCCCCGATGCAACGCTACCGAATAATTCTACCGTTATTCCGTTGGGGCCGATTAATATTATTAACGGCGGTACGAGGGCGGGGAACAATTTATTCCACAGCTTTAGCGAGTTTTCCCTGCCAGCGGCTAATATAGCCTCCTTTAACAACGCTTCCGATATTGCAAATATCTTCAGTCGCGTGACCGGCGGCAATCCTTCTAATTTGAATGGAATTATTTTCACAAACGGGAACGCCAACTTATTTTTTATCAATCCCAATGGGATTATTTTCGGCCCTAATACTACGTTGTCTGTTGGGGGTTCTTTCGTTGCCACAACCGCCAACGCGATTGGATTTGGAAACCGAGGAAACTTTAACGCGACAGTGCCGAACGATCCTTCTTTATTAACGATTCAACCGTCGTTTTTTCAATACGATCGCGCCGTCGCGCAACCCGCCAACTCCATTGAAGTACGCGGTCAGTTAAGCGTCAATTCCGGTAAGAGTATTTTACTGGTCGGGGGAGGTGGCAGCATCTTAGTCGATGGTACGATTAACAGCGATCCGAATAACGGTTTTATCTCTGCACCGAGCGGAAAAATTGAGATTGGCGGTTTGTCGGCTCCGGGAACGATTGGTTTAGCAACAGATGCCAATAATCCCGGATTGATGAGTTTGATTTTTCCGTCAGGAGTCGAGAAAAGCGATGTTTCGATTGTCAATCGAGGGACTTTAGAGGTGCGGGGAAATCCTAGTGGCGAGATCGCGATTTCGGCGCGTCAATTGAATATTAAAGACAGTACGCTCGTTAGCAGCATCATGAACGGGGGGTTTCCGGGCGCGAAAGCCGGAGATATTACCCTGAATGCAACAGAAATAACCTTGGAAGGCAGCAATTTGTTAAATGGGGTTGCGCCTCAAAGTACGGGCGATGGCGGCGATATTAAGATTGCGGCGCAGCGGCTGAATGTGACGGGAGAGACTCAGATTTTTGCGTTGAATTATGGACGGGGAAATGCTGGGAATGTGGCGATCGCTGTGGGCGAAAGTTTCAATGCGAACGGACAAGCTCGTAATGGCGTTCGCAATATCATCCTGAGTGGTGTCGCACCGGGAGGTGAGGGGAATGGTGGCAATGTCGAAATTAGGGCAGGCAGTCTCAAGCTTACCGATGGCACTCAAATTGTGGCTACAACTTTTGGACGGGGAAATGCAGGAAATGTCGAAATTGCAACAGGTACGCTCGAGATGAGTAGCGGCGCTGGAATTGATGCTTCGACTCGAGGGCAGGGCAATGGAGGAAATGTGCGGATTGCAGCCAGAGAGCGCATCGATTTAGATGGAGAAGGAAGCCCGGGAGCCAGCGCGATCGGGAGTGCGGTGCTTCCGGGGGCGGTAGGAAATGGGGGAAATGTTGAAATTGCAACGGGAACGCTGAATATTACCAATGGCGCTGGCATTATCGCTTCGACTGGGGGGCGGGGCAATGCGGGAAAGGTAACGGTTGCAGCCAGGGATAGCATTAATTTAGATGGAGAAGGAAGTTATAGCGTCAGTCAGATCGGTAGTTTAGCGATCGCGGGTGCGGTAGGAAATGGGGGCGATGTTGAAATTACAACGGGGACGCTCAATATTACCAATGGCTCTGGAATTGGCGCTACGACGGTGGGGCGGGGTAATGCAGGAAATGTGAGGGTTGCGGCAAGAGAAGGTATCCATTTAGCCGGAGAAGGCAGTTTGGGGTCGAGTAGCATCGCTAGCCAGGTTGCGCCGGGAGCGTTAGGAAATGGCGGAACGCTCGATGTCACAACTCCAACGTTAAGTTTGACCGGTGGCGCTCAAATTTCAACCTCGGTTTTCGGGCAGGGAAATGCAGGAACGGTGAGGGTTGTTGCTAAAGATCGCATTGACTTGGATGGATATGGGATGGGAGCCAGTGGGATTAATAGTGGGGTATTGGGTGGGGTAGGAAATGGGGGGAATATCGACCTGACGACCGGCACGCTGAACATCACCAATAGCGCTCAAATCCTGACTTCAACTATCGGGCGGGGAAATGCAGGAAATGTGAGGGTTGTTGCGAGTAATGAAATCAATTTGGACGGACAACGCCTTGTGGCTCTGGGTCCCACGAGCAGCGCGATCGCGAGTTCGGTGGCATTGGGTGCGGTGGGGAATGGGGGGAATATCGACCTAGAGACCGGCACGTTGAAGATTACCAATGGCGGTCTCGTCAGCGCTGAGACCTTCGGGCAGGGTAATGGGGGCAATATTACCATTGCAGCGCGCGGCCCCGAAGGGAACCGCGGAGCGGGTCGCATTACTTTAGATGGTCAAGGTTGTTGTAGAGGCGCGATCTCAACTTCCGTCCGTTCAGGCGGCGTTGGCAATGGCGGCAATATCGACATAGCGACGGGAACGCTCGATATCACCAATGGCGCTCGAGTGACTGCTGAGACTTCCGGGCGGGGAAATGCAGGAAGCGTGAGGATTGGTGCGAGCCATAGCGTTACTTTAGATGGGCAGGGGAGTCGAGGAGCTAGCGCGATCGCAACTTCCGTTAACTCGGGAGCGGTGGGAAATGGCGGCAATATCGACATGGCAATGGGAACGCTCGATCTCACCAATGGCGCTCTAGTGACGGCTTCGAGTTCCGGGCAGGGTAATGGGGGAAATATTATCGTGGCGGCGCGCGATCGCCTGAGTGTAAATGGGGATGGCAGCGCGATCGCCACTTCCGTCAATCCGGGCGGCGTTGGCGATGGGGGCGATATCTCTCTCGCCGCACCGAGTATCGAGATTACTAACCGAGGGCTTATCAGTGCCAATAACTTGGGAACCGGCGATGCAGGCGATATCGCTCAAATCTCCGCTCGCACCCTTTACCTAGACAACGGTTCGATTACCACCCAGAGTCCTTCGGGAAATGGCGGTAACATCCGCAATATTCAGGTACAGGACTTGTTGCTAATGCGCAACGGCAGTCAAATTTCCACCACCGCAGGCACGCAACAGAGTGGCGGTGGTAACGGCGGTAATATCGGGATTAATGCCGGTTTTATCGTCGCCATTCCCAGGGAGAATAGCGACATTACGGCGAATGCGTTTGCGGGCAATGGCGGCAATATTAATATTTCTACCCAAGGCATTTTTGGCTTTTCAATTCAACGCTTTCTTACGCCCCGGAGCGACATTACCGCCAGTTCTCAGTTAGGATTCAACGGCACGATTAATATCCTGACCTTGGGAATCGATCCCAACCGAGGGTTAGTTCCGCCGCCCTTGAGTCCCGGCGCGCCCAACTTGCCCCAAAGCTGTCAAGCGAATGCCAGACAGGGCGGCAGTCGTTTCATTGAGAGCGATCGCGGCGGGTTGCCTCCTAATCCCCAAGAAGCGTTGGGGAGTAGTTCGTTGTGGTCGGATGCGCGATCGAGCGAAGCGATGGAGCCTGCTGCTGATTCTACTCCCAAGAATGCACCGGCTGCGATCTCCGAAGCGCAAGGTTGGGTGAGAGGGGCAAACGGTACGGTGGTTTTCGTCGGCAGCGCGCCGACAAGTTCTCTGGTAGCGATCGCGGGGTGTCAAAGAGCGTTAAATAGCTTTCGCCCTCTCTAG
- a CDS encoding aminopeptidase P family protein codes for MSLLSLPETLYQRRQRLTEKFYFPVILWSGGALSRNFPANRFPFRASSHFLYFSGFPLENAAIRLEAGKLELFVDDPEPGSALWHGEMPNREEIARSMGADAAYPLAELESRTGDAATIAVQDFRTWGEQAKLLQRPVLPAHQRDEGTLPDSCNRDRELAKAIVALRLTHDEGALSQLRLAADIAVAAHRVGMQTTPRVTTEAEVRGAIEAVFTARQATCAYNSIVTVQGEVLHNERSDRALQPGDLLLVDAGAETPLGWASDITRTYPVTGKFSPTQRDIYQLVLAAHDACIAKMQPGVEYREIHLLAASVLAEGLVELGILQGNPTDLVERDAHALFFPHGIGHSLGLDVHDLEDLGDLAGYAEGRKRSDRFGLSYLRLDRPLQAGMLVTIEPGFYQVPGILNDPKLRSQYRKDVNWERLEQFADTRGIRIEDDVLVTESGTEILTAALPNAIAQIEQIIRNS; via the coding sequence ATGTCTCTCCTTTCCCTTCCCGAAACATTGTATCAGCGCCGCCAGCGCCTAACCGAAAAGTTTTACTTTCCCGTTATTCTTTGGTCCGGTGGCGCACTTTCGCGAAACTTCCCGGCTAACCGCTTTCCTTTCCGAGCTAGCAGTCATTTCCTCTATTTTAGTGGATTTCCGTTAGAAAATGCGGCAATTCGCTTAGAAGCGGGCAAACTAGAATTGTTTGTTGACGATCCAGAACCCGGAAGCGCTCTTTGGCACGGAGAGATGCCCAATCGAGAAGAAATTGCTCGGAGTATGGGTGCGGATGCTGCCTACCCGCTAGCGGAGTTGGAGTCCAGAACTGGCGACGCTGCTACCATTGCCGTCCAGGATTTTCGGACTTGGGGGGAACAAGCGAAATTGCTACAGCGCCCGGTGTTACCCGCGCACCAACGCGATGAGGGTACTTTACCGGACAGTTGCAATCGCGATCGCGAACTCGCCAAAGCGATTGTTGCACTGCGCCTAACCCACGATGAAGGCGCACTCTCTCAGTTGCGTCTCGCTGCCGATATTGCCGTAGCAGCGCATCGAGTAGGGATGCAAACGACTCCTCGGGTTACGACTGAAGCAGAAGTACGGGGCGCAATTGAAGCCGTCTTTACGGCTCGCCAAGCCACCTGCGCCTACAATAGTATCGTTACCGTACAAGGGGAAGTTCTCCACAACGAACGCAGCGATCGCGCCCTGCAACCCGGAGACTTACTCCTCGTCGATGCAGGCGCAGAAACGCCCCTCGGTTGGGCTTCCGATATTACGCGCACCTATCCCGTCACCGGGAAATTCTCGCCGACGCAGCGCGATATTTACCAGCTTGTCCTCGCCGCGCACGATGCGTGCATTGCTAAGATGCAGCCCGGAGTGGAATACCGAGAGATTCATCTTCTCGCCGCTTCCGTCCTCGCCGAAGGTTTAGTCGAGTTGGGAATCTTGCAGGGAAACCCAACTGATTTAGTCGAACGAGACGCGCACGCTCTCTTCTTTCCCCACGGAATCGGGCATTCACTGGGGTTAGACGTTCACGATCTGGAAGATTTAGGCGATTTGGCGGGGTACGCAGAAGGACGCAAAAGGAGCGATCGCTTTGGTTTGAGTTACTTGCGCCTCGATCGCCCTTTACAAGCAGGAATGCTCGTAACCATCGAACCCGGATTTTACCAAGTTCCGGGCATCCTAAACGATCCAAAACTGCGATCGCAATATCGCAAGGATGTTAATTGGGAACGACTCGAACAGTTCGCCGATACGCGCGGTATCCGGATTGAAGATGATGTTTTAGTGACTGAATCGGGAACGGAGATCTTAACGGCGGCGCTGCCGAACGCGATCGCACAAATCGAGCAAATAATTCGTAATTCGTAA
- a CDS encoding M48 family metallopeptidase gives MYSKTTLIGLKADQFRHPLDLTATQALKQLPGLDVAIRTLLGPVAEQFFYLNNIASSVRVGENQLPHLHALLLEAAKILDIEAPQLYVQQNPVPNAYTFAMRGRQPFMVLHTSLIEMLTPEEIQAVMAHELGHLKCEHGVYLTMANLIVLGANLLPMWGTVIAQSLQARMLEWLRCAEFSCDRAALLTLQDPKVVMSVLMKLAGGSPTLAPQLNLDAFIAQARDYDAIGTTQLGEMLKTAQTAQLTHPVPVLRAREIDRWAGSPEYQNAIDLAKMGYNGKSASKGKWRNW, from the coding sequence ATGTATTCAAAAACAACGCTTATCGGTCTAAAAGCCGACCAATTTCGCCACCCCTTGGATTTAACCGCCACTCAAGCCCTCAAACAATTACCGGGATTGGATGTGGCAATTCGCACCTTACTCGGGCCGGTAGCCGAACAATTTTTTTACCTCAATAATATTGCTTCTAGCGTTCGGGTGGGCGAAAATCAACTGCCCCACTTACACGCCCTTCTGCTCGAAGCGGCAAAAATTCTCGATATCGAAGCGCCGCAACTTTACGTGCAGCAAAATCCCGTTCCTAATGCCTATACTTTTGCTATGCGAGGACGGCAGCCTTTTATGGTGCTGCATACTTCGCTGATTGAAATGCTAACGCCCGAAGAAATTCAAGCGGTGATGGCGCACGAGTTGGGACATTTGAAGTGCGAACACGGCGTTTATTTAACGATGGCGAATTTGATTGTTTTGGGCGCGAATTTGTTACCGATGTGGGGGACGGTTATCGCCCAATCGTTACAAGCTCGGATGCTGGAATGGTTGCGGTGTGCGGAGTTTAGTTGCGATCGCGCTGCCCTTTTAACCCTACAAGATCCAAAAGTCGTGATGTCCGTGCTAATGAAGCTGGCTGGCGGTTCGCCGACTTTGGCCCCCCAACTCAATCTCGATGCGTTTATCGCCCAAGCGCGCGATTATGACGCGATCGGCACGACTCAACTCGGAGAAATGCTCAAAACCGCTCAAACCGCCCAACTGACCCATCCCGTTCCCGTTCTGCGCGCCCGCGAGATCGATCGCTGGGCCGGTTCTCCGGAATATCAAAATGCGATCGATCTGGCAAAAATGGGTTATAATGGTAAAAGTGCGTCCAAGGGCAAGTGGCGGAATTGGTAG
- a CDS encoding iron-sulfur cluster assembly accessory protein: MTQATQPQQGILLTETALKHIQMLRQQQGKDLYLRVGVRSGGCSGMSYMMDFEDPSRTREDDRVFDYEGFKIVCDPKSMLYLYGLVLDYSNAMIGGGFQFTNPNANQTCGCGKSFGV; this comes from the coding sequence ATGACACAAGCCACTCAACCCCAACAAGGAATCCTCCTAACCGAGACAGCACTCAAGCATATCCAAATGCTGCGTCAACAGCAAGGAAAAGACTTGTATCTGCGTGTCGGCGTTCGCAGCGGCGGCTGTTCCGGGATGTCCTATATGATGGACTTTGAAGACCCTAGCAGAACCCGCGAAGACGATCGCGTCTTTGACTACGAAGGTTTCAAAATTGTGTGCGATCCGAAAAGTATGCTCTACTTATACGGTTTAGTCCTAGACTATAGCAACGCCATGATCGGCGGCGGGTTCCAGTTCACTAACCCCAATGCCAATCAAACCTGCGGTTGCGGTAAGTCTTTCGGCGTTTAA
- a CDS encoding histone deacetylase: MLPVIYSDRFLEHLTGRLHPERPERLTAIVEAIKASPHRDRVDWQLPTPLAERDVMPWLEKIHQPQYIALVREIAENGGGYLDADTPVSPQSYDVALLAVSAWLDGVDRVLASNNPAFVLARPPGHHAEHRSGMGFCLFSNAAIAAFYALEQPGIRRVAILDWDVHHGNGTQYITEDSAKIAYCSLHQSPCYPGTGRIEECGRYDNVLNIPMRPGSTIGEYSLAFEEKVKPFLTEFNPDLLIVSAGYDANRADRLAGIDLEPEDFGTFTEVILQLTRRIVFGLEGGYDLEALGRSVVATIEPIIRNS; encoded by the coding sequence ATGCTACCTGTTATTTATAGCGATCGCTTCCTCGAACATCTCACCGGACGCTTGCACCCAGAACGTCCCGAACGCCTCACTGCCATTGTCGAAGCCATTAAAGCATCACCCCATCGCGATCGCGTCGATTGGCAACTCCCCACGCCCTTAGCAGAACGGGATGTAATGCCTTGGCTGGAGAAAATTCATCAGCCTCAATATATCGCCCTCGTTCGCGAAATTGCGGAAAACGGCGGTGGATACCTCGATGCGGATACGCCCGTTTCGCCTCAGAGTTACGATGTTGCCCTCCTCGCCGTCAGTGCTTGGCTCGATGGAGTCGATCGCGTCCTCGCCTCAAATAACCCCGCCTTCGTGCTGGCGCGTCCTCCCGGACACCATGCCGAACACCGATCCGGGATGGGATTTTGCCTGTTTTCCAACGCCGCGATCGCCGCCTTTTACGCCCTCGAACAGCCCGGAATTCGCCGCGTTGCTATCTTAGATTGGGACGTTCACCACGGCAACGGCACGCAATACATCACCGAAGACAGCGCCAAGATTGCCTACTGTTCCTTGCATCAATCTCCTTGCTATCCCGGAACTGGGCGCATTGAGGAGTGTGGGCGATACGACAACGTTCTCAATATCCCCATGCGTCCCGGCAGTACGATTGGGGAATATTCATTGGCTTTTGAGGAAAAAGTCAAGCCTTTCTTAACAGAATTTAACCCCGACTTGTTAATTGTCAGCGCGGGCTACGATGCCAATCGCGCCGATCGACTGGCAGGAATCGACCTGGAACCGGAGGATTTCGGCACTTTCACCGAAGTCATCTTACAGCTAACGCGACGAATTGTGTTTGGTTTGGAGGGCGGTTACGATCTCGAGGCTTTGGGGCGATCGGTTGTTGCCACAATTGAGCCAATAATTCGTAATTCGTAA
- a CDS encoding transaldolase, whose product MAGNLLEQLREMTIVVADTGDIQAIETFTPRDATTNPSLITAAAEMPQYQAIVDDTLKQARKDLGDGADASEVATLAFDRLAVAFGRKILEIIPGRVSTEVDARLSYDTEATLAKARYLISEYEAAGVSRDRILIKIASTWEGIRAAEILEKEGIHCNLTLLFGFHQAVACAEAGVTLISPFVGRILDWYKQETGRDYAPAEDPGVESVTKIYNYYKKFGYQTEVMGASFRNIGEITELAGCDLLTISPKLLDELRSTENELPRKLCPETAAKEDLEKLTMDKETFEKMHAEDRMASQKLEEGILGFSKALEALEKLLTERLSAIETTETPQQPACDIFAIYDLDGDGAITREEWMGSDAVFDALDLNGDGKISPEEIAAGLGSAFRLASV is encoded by the coding sequence ATGGCTGGGAACTTGCTCGAACAACTGCGAGAAATGACGATTGTCGTCGCAGATACCGGAGATATCCAAGCGATCGAAACGTTTACACCGCGAGATGCGACGACGAACCCGTCTTTGATTACCGCAGCGGCGGAAATGCCTCAGTATCAAGCGATTGTCGATGATACCCTCAAGCAGGCGAGAAAGGACTTAGGGGATGGGGCGGATGCGTCTGAAGTCGCTACTTTAGCCTTCGATCGCTTAGCTGTCGCCTTTGGGCGGAAAATTCTCGAAATTATTCCCGGGCGCGTTTCGACGGAAGTAGACGCGCGGTTGTCCTACGATACGGAAGCGACGCTAGCTAAGGCACGCTACTTAATTTCGGAATATGAAGCAGCGGGCGTTTCGCGCGATCGCATCTTAATTAAAATTGCTTCGACCTGGGAAGGAATTCGCGCGGCGGAAATCCTGGAAAAAGAAGGTATTCACTGCAATTTAACGCTCCTTTTCGGCTTCCACCAAGCAGTCGCCTGTGCGGAAGCGGGCGTAACCCTGATTTCTCCCTTTGTCGGACGCATTCTCGATTGGTACAAGCAGGAAACCGGACGCGATTATGCCCCGGCTGAAGATCCGGGCGTAGAGTCTGTAACGAAGATTTACAACTATTACAAGAAATTTGGCTACCAGACGGAAGTTATGGGCGCAAGCTTCCGCAATATTGGCGAAATTACTGAGTTAGCCGGTTGCGATTTGCTGACAATTTCGCCGAAACTGCTCGATGAATTGCGATCGACAGAAAACGAACTGCCTCGCAAACTCTGTCCCGAAACAGCAGCGAAGGAAGATCTCGAAAAACTGACAATGGATAAGGAAACTTTCGAGAAGATGCACGCCGAAGATCGCATGGCTTCCCAAAAGCTAGAAGAAGGGATTCTCGGATTCTCAAAAGCCCTAGAAGCGCTCGAGAAACTCTTAACCGAACGACTCTCCGCCATAGAAACAACAGAGACTCCACAACAACCCGCTTGCGATATCTTCGCAATTTACGATCTCGATGGCGATGGCGCAATTACTCGCGAAGAATGGATGGGATCGGATGCGGTTTTTGATGCCCTCGATCTGAATGGCGATGGTAAGATTTCCCCTGAAGAAATCGCCGCTGGTTTAGGCTCGGCATTCCGTTTAGCTAGCGTTTAA
- a CDS encoding Uma2 family endonuclease, which produces MTVSLDREILYPDSDGQPMADNTKQYRWIVLIKENLELLLAENPEVFVAGDLLWYAVEGSPKIRIAPDVMIIFGRPKGDRGSYQQWKEDNIAPQVIFEILSPGNRFKEMVKKFNFYNRYGVEEYYIYDPDTNELDGLLREEGDLTFVEEMDGFTSPRLGIRFVLTPETLSIYRPDGRKFLTTLELEERLQQATQRAEQEAQRAERLAAKLRALGIDPDSES; this is translated from the coding sequence ATGACTGTTTCCCTCGATCGCGAAATTCTCTACCCCGACAGCGACGGACAACCGATGGCCGATAATACAAAACAATATCGCTGGATTGTCTTAATTAAAGAAAATCTCGAACTTCTCCTCGCCGAAAATCCTGAAGTCTTTGTAGCAGGGGATTTGCTATGGTATGCAGTTGAAGGTTCCCCCAAAATCCGCATCGCCCCCGATGTTATGATAATCTTCGGACGACCAAAAGGCGATCGCGGTTCTTACCAACAGTGGAAAGAAGACAACATCGCCCCGCAAGTTATCTTTGAGATTCTCTCTCCGGGGAATCGTTTCAAGGAGATGGTCAAAAAGTTCAATTTCTACAATCGCTATGGGGTAGAAGAATATTACATTTACGACCCCGATACGAACGAACTCGATGGATTGCTGCGCGAAGAAGGAGACTTAACCTTTGTTGAAGAAATGGACGGGTTTACCAGTCCGAGGTTGGGGATTCGTTTTGTTTTAACTCCGGAAACGCTGTCAATTTATCGTCCCGACGGGCGAAAGTTTCTGACTACGCTCGAACTGGAAGAAAGGTTGCAACAAGCCACTCAGCGTGCAGAACAAGAAGCTCAACGGGCAGAACGATTAGCTGCTAAACTCCGAGCATTAGGAATCGACCCAGATAGTGAAAGTTAA